From Acidimicrobiales bacterium, a single genomic window includes:
- a CDS encoding nuclear transport factor 2 family protein encodes MGRWTREELEEAFADYQRTALQAGTTGDWSAWANLFTEDATYIEHSFGTFGGREAIRRWITQTMSAFPGNAMPHFPIDWYVIDEERGWVVCQVLNRMADPGDGSIHQAANFTLLKYAGSGLWAYEEDVYNPAHFAEMITRWQARKSELEGAAD; translated from the coding sequence GTGGGTCGATGGACACGTGAGGAGCTGGAGGAGGCCTTTGCCGACTACCAGCGCACTGCCCTGCAAGCGGGCACGACCGGCGACTGGAGCGCGTGGGCGAACCTGTTCACCGAGGACGCCACCTACATCGAACACTCCTTCGGGACGTTCGGGGGCCGGGAGGCGATCCGCAGATGGATCACCCAGACGATGAGCGCCTTCCCCGGCAACGCCATGCCTCACTTCCCGATCGACTGGTACGTGATCGACGAGGAGCGCGGCTGGGTCGTCTGCCAGGTGTTGAACCGCATGGCCGATCCCGGCGACGGCAGCATCCATCAGGCAGCCAACTTCACCTTGTTGAAGTACGCGGGGAGTGGGCTCTGGGCCTACGAGGAGGATGTCTACAATCCTGCGCACTTCGCCGAGATGATCACCCGTTGGCAGGCGCGGAAGTCCGAGCTCGAAGGGGCGGCCGACTGA
- a CDS encoding hydroxymethylglutaryl-CoA lyase, translating into MSAAGPTRVRIREVGPRDGLQVEAPVGIEARVALVEALVASGLREVEAVAFVSPAAVPAMAGAAEVMSALPRRPEVRYVALVPNLRGAQLAVEAGVDALSVTVSASQEYNRRNVRMSIDESVAQVTSIAGTVGDVPIDVVVSCAFGSPYEGDLAPAAVAGLGDQVLAAGATSLTYADTTGMATPRRIGELLDEVGVDIGLHLHETRGTGLVNAFAAWERGVARFDTSVGGLGGSPFAAGSAGNLATEDLVHLLDDLGVETGVDLDQLLAASALAARTVGHDVPSRVAAAGPRSRVADTQ; encoded by the coding sequence ATGAGCGCCGCCGGACCGACGAGGGTGCGGATCCGCGAGGTGGGACCCCGAGACGGGCTCCAGGTCGAGGCGCCCGTGGGCATCGAAGCCAGGGTGGCGCTGGTGGAAGCGCTCGTGGCCTCGGGTCTGCGGGAGGTCGAGGCCGTCGCCTTCGTCTCGCCCGCGGCCGTGCCCGCTATGGCCGGGGCGGCCGAGGTCATGTCGGCGCTGCCTCGCCGACCCGAGGTGCGGTACGTGGCGCTCGTCCCCAACCTCCGGGGAGCGCAGCTCGCCGTCGAGGCTGGCGTTGATGCGCTCTCGGTCACCGTCTCCGCCTCACAGGAGTACAACCGGCGAAATGTGCGCATGTCGATCGACGAGTCGGTCGCCCAGGTCACGAGCATCGCCGGTACGGTCGGCGACGTACCGATCGATGTCGTGGTGTCGTGCGCGTTCGGGTCTCCGTACGAGGGAGATCTGGCTCCTGCCGCCGTAGCCGGGCTGGGCGACCAGGTGCTCGCTGCTGGGGCCACTTCGTTGACCTACGCCGATACGACGGGGATGGCCACGCCTCGACGGATCGGGGAGCTCCTTGACGAGGTGGGCGTGGACATCGGGCTGCATCTTCACGAGACGCGCGGCACCGGTTTGGTCAACGCCTTCGCGGCGTGGGAGCGAGGGGTCGCGCGCTTCGACACCTCGGTGGGAGGGCTGGGCGGCTCGCCCTTCGCCGCCGGCTCGGCCGGCAACCTGGCGACAGAGGATCTGGTGCACCTCCTCGACGACCTCGGGGTGGAGACGGGGGTCGACCTCGACCAGCTGCTGGCAGCCAGCGCGCTAGCCGCCCGCACCGTCGGCCACGACGTGCCCAGCCGGGTGGCCGCAGCCGGCCCCCGGAGCAGGGTGGCCGATACGCAGTAG